One stretch of Pseudomonas azotoformans DNA includes these proteins:
- a CDS encoding Hpt domain-containing protein has product MVDRHDYVALEWVKGDIAETLKQARSALDAYVETSDGDAIGECLACVHQVHGALQMVEFYGAALLAEEIEALALSLQADRVSQRDESIRLLQQALNQLPLYLDRVHSARRDLPLVVLPLLNDLRSARGESLLSETSLFSPQLLTIAPLPDEALAQRAVPDLKEQLRQWHQLLQQALAGLLREDHGPSNLEDMARVFARLEALCQGAPLLPLWQVTSALVEGMLTGVIANSPALRSLLKASDKQLKRLLAQGIGGINQAAPDELLKSLLFYVAKVTRPTPRMQSLKERYGLDEALPDSALVDAERARLAGPDRNAMGSVLGALCEELVRVKERLDLFVRSDRQHTSDLDALLAPLRQIADTLAVLGFGQPRKVIIDQLAVVLSLAQGQREPNDAVLMDVAGALLYVEATLAGMVGTVEPESREESRLPTTDLTQIHQLVIRESCQCLKQAKELVIDCIEADWDRQRLESLPELLSQVRGALAMIPLPRAASLMRGCTDYVDEQLMGSDAPPSERQLAHFADVISSLEYYLERMLQDPDAAGERVLELATQGLAALGYLPAEKPWRQALVAPDGALPAELAPSQSQFDALASPTSRLNPPALQRPGSLLPPPADEEPIDDELREVFLEETDEVLEVLHRYLPNSADKTAQGEMRRAFHTLKGSGRMVRALVLAELAWAMENLLNRVLERSVSLGPEVQQVLDEAVALLPELIADFATDDQRQRDEVDALAARAHALASGTPAPAAEPHDPMLLEIFRNEAQSHLDSLNHFLQQAAEHVPLQVSDELQRALHTLKGSAYMAGVLPIAELARPLDHLTREYKAHRLPLDLDEVELLLEAEGLFQRGLRDLDSDPLASINGAEDLINRTRSLLDQQLEALLDVRIKRDPQLIANFLAQGMDILLDAESLLRRWQQHPGERQELTALLDELTTLGEGAHVADLHAIDELCEALLDLYGAVEESSLAVSERFFHEAEQAHEALISMLDQLAAGQEISPAPARVDALRELLDEALDPSATGLIRSDGSRTLSISELGAATQQLDHQTAMDDEIVEIFLEEAVDILDSAGQSLKRWLLEPDNAAPLSSLQRDLHTLKGGARMAEIEPIGDLAHELECLYEGLVDRRYNYSTELSQVLMASHEHLALQLEELQHHRPLSDSAELIARARALRQGNAPAAPAMAPAASGADPELLDIFLEEAADILDSSSAALSRWQAEPGNRQEVETLLRDLHTLKGGARMVEIAPIGDLAHELEFLYEGLSAGLLAPSPELFALLQGCHDRLAQMIDAVADGLPVGSVDKLIERIKSLVHPSQEAVTPVALPAGKAEAVVDPAADMVKISAELLDDLVNLAGETSIFRGRIEQQVNDARIALTEVETTIERMRDQLRRLDTETQGRILSRQQAEAERLGYEEFDPLEMDRHSQLQQLSRALSESASDLLDLKDTLERRNEDAHGLLQQQARINTELQEGLMRTRMVPFERMLPRLKRIVRQVAGELGKDVEFIVGNAEGEMDRNVLERMAAPLEHMLRNAVDHGLESRDARLLAGKPEKGRITLDLTHEGGDIVFDMRDDGAGVPLEAVRRKAIKRGLLAPNQEMSDRDVLQFILQPGFSTAEKITQISGRGVGMDVVHEEVRQLGGSMVIDSTPGEGVHFRIRLPFTVSVNRALMVQCADDQYAIPLNTIEGLVRVLPHELAGHYQQDPPCYEYAGQRYELFYLGDLLHTVSRPKLLGQYQPVPVLLVQCNERHVAIHVDAMAGTREIVVKGLGPQFAGVQGLSGATILGDGRVVLIIDLLAHIRARQPALPAQSVDAPLILNDPLKKRPLLVLVVDDSVTVRKVTSRLLERNGMNVLTAKDGIDALAVLEEHTPDLMLLDIEMPRMDGFEVATQVRNDPRLMRLPIIMITSRTGQKHRDRAMAIGVNDYLGKPYQESVLLESIAYWSKSHA; this is encoded by the coding sequence ATGGTTGATCGGCACGACTACGTGGCCCTCGAATGGGTCAAGGGCGACATTGCCGAAACCCTGAAACAGGCCCGTTCGGCGCTCGATGCCTACGTCGAAACCTCCGACGGCGATGCCATCGGCGAGTGCCTGGCGTGTGTCCATCAAGTACACGGCGCCCTGCAAATGGTCGAGTTCTATGGCGCGGCCCTGCTGGCCGAAGAAATCGAAGCACTGGCCCTGTCGCTGCAAGCCGACCGCGTGAGCCAGCGCGACGAAAGCATCCGCCTGCTGCAACAGGCCCTCAACCAATTGCCGCTGTACCTGGACCGTGTGCACAGCGCCCGCCGCGACCTGCCGCTGGTGGTGTTGCCATTGCTCAACGACCTGCGCAGCGCGCGCGGCGAAAGCCTGCTGTCGGAGACCAGCCTGTTCAGCCCGCAGCTGCTGACGATAGCCCCGTTGCCCGACGAAGCCCTGGCCCAACGCGCCGTGCCCGACCTGAAAGAGCAACTGCGCCAGTGGCACCAACTCCTGCAACAGGCCTTGGCCGGGTTGCTGCGCGAAGACCACGGCCCCAGCAACCTGGAAGACATGGCGCGGGTGTTCGCGCGCCTCGAAGCCCTGTGCCAGGGCGCGCCGTTGTTGCCGCTGTGGCAAGTCACCTCGGCGCTGGTCGAAGGCATGCTCACCGGTGTGATCGCCAACAGCCCGGCCCTGCGCAGCCTGCTCAAGGCCAGCGATAAACAGCTCAAGCGTCTGCTGGCCCAGGGCATCGGCGGGATCAACCAGGCGGCGCCGGATGAACTGCTCAAGAGCCTGTTGTTTTACGTGGCCAAGGTCACTAGGCCGACGCCGCGTATGCAGAGCCTCAAGGAACGCTACGGCCTGGATGAAGCCCTGCCCGACAGCGCGCTGGTCGACGCCGAACGCGCGCGCCTGGCCGGGCCGGACCGCAATGCGATGGGGTCGGTACTCGGTGCCTTGTGCGAAGAACTGGTACGGGTCAAGGAGCGCCTCGACTTGTTCGTGCGCAGCGACCGTCAGCACACCAGCGACCTGGATGCACTGCTCGCACCGCTGCGGCAGATCGCCGACACCCTGGCGGTGCTGGGCTTCGGCCAGCCGCGCAAAGTCATCATCGATCAACTCGCGGTGGTACTGAGCCTGGCGCAGGGCCAACGCGAGCCCAACGACGCGGTGCTGATGGATGTCGCCGGCGCCTTGCTCTACGTCGAAGCCACGCTGGCCGGCATGGTCGGCACTGTCGAGCCGGAAAGCCGCGAAGAAAGCCGCTTGCCCACCACCGACCTGACCCAGATTCACCAATTGGTGATTCGCGAGTCCTGCCAGTGCCTCAAGCAAGCCAAGGAACTGGTGATCGACTGCATCGAAGCCGATTGGGACCGTCAGCGCCTGGAGTCCCTGCCCGAGCTGCTGAGCCAGGTGCGCGGTGCCCTGGCGATGATCCCTTTGCCTCGCGCAGCGAGCCTGATGCGCGGGTGCACGGATTACGTCGACGAACAGTTGATGGGCAGCGATGCGCCACCGTCCGAGAGGCAACTGGCGCACTTCGCTGACGTGATCAGCAGCCTGGAGTACTACCTGGAGCGCATGCTGCAGGACCCGGATGCGGCCGGAGAACGTGTGCTGGAGCTGGCGACCCAAGGCCTGGCCGCACTGGGCTACTTGCCTGCCGAGAAACCCTGGCGCCAGGCGTTGGTTGCACCGGATGGCGCACTGCCGGCCGAACTCGCGCCGAGCCAATCCCAGTTCGACGCCCTGGCCAGTCCGACGTCGCGCCTCAACCCGCCGGCCCTGCAACGCCCCGGCAGCCTGTTGCCGCCGCCCGCCGACGAGGAGCCCATCGACGACGAACTGCGCGAAGTCTTCCTCGAAGAAACCGATGAAGTCCTCGAAGTGCTGCACCGCTACCTGCCCAACAGCGCGGACAAAACCGCCCAGGGCGAAATGCGCCGCGCTTTCCACACCCTCAAGGGCAGCGGCCGCATGGTGCGCGCCCTGGTCTTGGCCGAGCTGGCCTGGGCCATGGAAAACCTGCTCAACCGTGTGCTGGAACGCAGCGTAAGCCTGGGCCCCGAGGTGCAGCAGGTATTGGACGAAGCGGTGGCCCTGCTGCCGGAATTGATTGCTGACTTTGCCACCGACGACCAGCGCCAACGCGATGAAGTCGACGCCCTGGCTGCCCGCGCCCACGCCTTGGCCAGTGGCACACCTGCGCCGGCCGCCGAACCCCATGATCCGATGTTGCTGGAGATCTTCCGCAACGAAGCCCAGAGCCACCTGGACAGCCTCAACCACTTCCTGCAGCAGGCCGCCGAGCATGTGCCGCTGCAAGTCAGCGATGAGCTGCAACGCGCCCTGCACACCCTCAAGGGCAGCGCCTACATGGCCGGCGTGCTGCCCATCGCCGAGCTGGCGCGCCCGCTGGACCACCTGACCCGCGAATACAAGGCGCACCGCCTGCCGCTGGATCTGGACGAAGTGGAGTTGCTGCTGGAGGCCGAGGGCCTGTTCCAACGTGGGCTGCGCGACCTGGACAGTGACCCCTTGGCGTCGATCAACGGTGCAGAGGATCTGATCAACCGCACGCGAAGCCTGCTGGATCAGCAGCTTGAAGCGCTGCTCGACGTGCGCATCAAGCGCGATCCGCAGTTGATCGCCAACTTTCTGGCCCAAGGCATGGACATCCTGCTCGACGCCGAAAGCCTGCTGCGCCGCTGGCAACAGCACCCCGGCGAGCGCCAGGAGCTGACTGCACTGCTGGATGAACTGACCACCCTGGGCGAAGGCGCGCATGTCGCGGATCTGCACGCCATCGACGAACTCTGCGAAGCCCTTCTCGACCTCTATGGCGCGGTGGAGGAGAGCAGTCTGGCCGTGAGCGAGCGGTTTTTCCACGAGGCCGAACAGGCCCATGAAGCGTTGATCAGCATGCTCGACCAACTGGCCGCCGGCCAGGAAATCAGCCCGGCGCCGGCCCGTGTCGACGCCTTGCGCGAGCTGCTGGATGAAGCCCTCGACCCATCCGCCACAGGCCTGATCAGAAGCGATGGCAGCCGCACCCTGAGTATTTCCGAACTGGGCGCCGCCACACAGCAGTTGGATCACCAAACGGCGATGGACGACGAGATCGTCGAGATCTTCCTCGAAGAAGCCGTGGACATCCTCGACAGCGCCGGGCAGTCGCTCAAACGTTGGTTGCTGGAGCCCGACAACGCCGCGCCGCTGTCGTCGTTGCAACGTGATTTGCACACCCTCAAGGGCGGTGCGCGCATGGCTGAAATCGAGCCGATTGGCGACCTGGCTCATGAGTTGGAATGCCTGTACGAAGGACTGGTGGACCGCCGCTACAATTATTCCACTGAGCTCTCCCAGGTACTGATGGCCAGCCATGAGCATCTGGCCTTGCAGCTTGAAGAATTGCAGCACCACCGCCCTTTGAGTGACAGCGCCGAGTTGATCGCCAGGGCACGAGCATTGCGCCAAGGCAACGCGCCTGCCGCACCGGCCATGGCGCCGGCGGCATCGGGCGCCGACCCTGAGCTTCTGGATATCTTCCTCGAAGAAGCGGCCGACATTCTCGACAGTTCCAGTGCCGCGCTGTCGCGCTGGCAGGCCGAGCCCGGCAACCGCCAGGAAGTGGAAACCCTGCTGCGCGACCTTCATACCCTCAAGGGCGGCGCGCGCATGGTCGAGATCGCACCTATTGGCGACCTGGCCCACGAACTGGAGTTTCTCTACGAAGGCCTGTCTGCCGGCTTGCTTGCGCCGTCGCCTGAGTTGTTCGCCTTGCTCCAGGGCTGCCACGACCGTTTGGCGCAGATGATCGACGCCGTGGCGGACGGCTTGCCGGTCGGCTCGGTGGACAAGCTCATCGAGCGCATCAAAAGCCTGGTGCACCCAAGCCAAGAGGCAGTGACGCCGGTGGCGTTGCCGGCTGGCAAGGCGGAGGCCGTGGTGGACCCGGCTGCCGACATGGTGAAGATCTCCGCTGAACTGCTCGACGACCTGGTCAACCTGGCCGGTGAAACTTCGATCTTCCGTGGCCGCATCGAGCAGCAAGTCAACGACGCCCGTATCGCCCTGACGGAAGTGGAAACGACGATTGAGCGCATGCGCGACCAACTGCGCCGTCTCGACACCGAAACCCAGGGCCGCATCCTCAGCCGCCAGCAGGCCGAGGCCGAGCGCCTGGGCTACGAAGAGTTCGACCCGCTGGAGATGGACCGCCATTCACAGTTGCAGCAACTGTCCCGTGCGCTGTCCGAATCGGCCTCCGACCTGCTCGACCTCAAGGACACCCTGGAGCGCCGCAACGAGGACGCCCATGGCCTGCTGCAGCAACAGGCGCGCATCAATACCGAGTTGCAGGAAGGCCTGATGCGCACGCGCATGGTGCCGTTCGAGCGCATGCTGCCGCGCCTCAAGCGCATCGTGCGCCAGGTGGCGGGTGAGCTGGGCAAGGACGTGGAATTCATCGTCGGCAACGCCGAAGGCGAGATGGATCGCAACGTGCTGGAGCGCATGGCGGCGCCGCTGGAACACATGTTGCGCAATGCCGTTGACCACGGCCTGGAGTCTCGCGATGCACGGCTGCTGGCCGGTAAGCCTGAGAAAGGCCGCATCACCCTGGACCTGACCCACGAAGGCGGCGACATCGTCTTCGACATGCGCGACGACGGCGCCGGCGTGCCGCTGGAAGCCGTGCGGCGCAAGGCGATCAAGCGTGGCCTGCTCGCACCCAATCAAGAGATGAGCGACCGCGACGTGTTGCAGTTCATCCTGCAGCCGGGCTTCTCCACCGCTGAAAAGATCACGCAGATTTCCGGGCGCGGCGTGGGCATGGACGTGGTGCATGAAGAAGTGCGCCAGCTTGGTGGCTCGATGGTCATTGATTCGACCCCGGGCGAGGGTGTGCATTTCCGCATTCGTTTGCCGTTCACCGTGTCGGTCAACCGGGCGCTGATGGTGCAGTGCGCGGACGACCAATACGCGATCCCGCTCAACACCATCGAAGGCCTGGTGCGGGTACTGCCCCATGAGCTGGCCGGGCATTACCAGCAAGACCCGCCGTGTTATGAATACGCCGGCCAGCGTTACGAACTGTTCTACCTGGGCGACCTGCTGCACACCGTCAGCCGCCCGAAACTGCTGGGCCAGTATCAGCCGGTGCCGGTACTGCTGGTGCAGTGCAATGAGCGGCATGTGGCCATCCATGTGGACGCCATGGCCGGTACGCGGGAGATCGTGGTCAAGGGCCTGGGGCCGCAGTTTGCCGGCGTGCAGGGCTTGTCCGGCGCGACAATCCTGGGCGATGGTCGTGTGGTGTTGATCATCGACTTGCTGGCGCATATCCGTGCGCGGCAGCCGGCATTGCCGGCTCAGTCGGTGGATGCGCCACTGATCCTCAACGACCCGCTGAAAAAACGCCCGTTGCTGGTGCTGGTGGTGGACGACTCAGTCACCGTGCGCAAAGTCACCAGCCGCCTGCTGGAGCGCAACGGCATGAACGTGCTCACCGCCAAGGATGGCATCGACGCCCTCGCGGTGCTTGAAGAACACACCCCGGACCTGATGCTGCTCGACATCGAAATGCCGCGCATGGACGGCTTCGAAGTGGCGACCCAGGTGCGCAACGACCCCCGGCTGATGCGCCTGCCGATCATCATGATCACCTCGCGCACCGGCCAGAAACACCGCGACCGCGCCATGGCCATCGGCGTCAACGACTACCTGGGCAAGCCGTACCAGGAATCGGTGCTGCTCGAAAGCATCGCCTACTGGAGCAAGTCCCATGCTTGA
- a CDS encoding methyl-accepting chemotaxis protein — protein MTTVTPPKPQAASRSRSQIVVLFIALIVFIMLLFANFAYLNTQSTYDKQYIGHAGELRVLSQRIAKNATEAAAGKAAAFKLLGDARNDFAQRWGYLKKGDPQTGLPAAPSAVRAEMRAVQTDWEALLKNTDAILASEQTVLSLHQVAATLAETVPQLQVESEKVVDILLQRGAPASQVALAQRQSLLAERILGAVNTVLAGDETAVQAADAFGRDANRFGQVLNGMLQGNPGLRITQVEDRDARARLAEIAELFEFVSGSVDEILETSPQLFQVRASASNIFNLSQTLLDEASHLATGFENLAGGRSFDTIGGYVLGLLALTSIILIGLVMVRETNRQLHETAEKNERNQNAIMRLLDEIEDLADGDLTVTASVTEDFTGTIADSINYSVDQLRDLVATINLTAGQVAGAVQDTQATAMHLAQASEHQAQQIAEASTAINQMAQSIDQVSANAAESSAVAERSVEIANKGNEVVHNTIHGMDNIREQIQDTAKRIKRLGESSQEIGDIVSLIDDIADQTNILALNAAIQASMAGDAGRGFAVVADEVQRLAERSSAATRQIETLVRAIQADTNEAVISMEQTTTEVVRGARLAQDAGVALEEIEGVSKTLAALIQSISNAAQEQTSSAGQISLTMNVIQQITTQTSSGSTATAESIGNLAKMASQLRRSVSGFTLPPPKQVDD, from the coding sequence ATGACCACCGTTACCCCGCCAAAACCCCAGGCCGCGTCGCGCAGCCGTTCCCAGATCGTCGTGCTGTTCATTGCACTGATCGTGTTCATCATGTTGCTGTTCGCCAACTTTGCCTACCTCAACACCCAGTCCACCTATGACAAACAGTACATCGGCCACGCCGGTGAGTTGCGCGTGCTGTCCCAGCGCATTGCCAAGAATGCTACCGAAGCCGCCGCCGGCAAGGCCGCAGCGTTCAAGTTGCTGGGCGATGCACGCAACGACTTCGCCCAGCGTTGGGGCTACCTGAAAAAAGGTGACCCGCAAACTGGCCTGCCGGCTGCGCCCAGTGCAGTACGCGCCGAAATGCGTGCGGTGCAGACCGACTGGGAAGCGCTGCTGAAAAATACCGACGCGATCCTCGCCAGCGAACAGACCGTGCTGTCCTTGCACCAGGTTGCGGCGACCCTGGCCGAAACCGTTCCGCAATTGCAGGTGGAGTCGGAAAAGGTCGTCGACATCCTCCTGCAACGCGGCGCCCCAGCCAGCCAGGTCGCCCTGGCCCAGCGCCAGTCGTTGCTGGCCGAGCGCATCCTGGGGGCGGTGAACACCGTGCTGGCCGGCGACGAAACCGCCGTTCAGGCCGCCGACGCCTTTGGCCGCGATGCCAACCGTTTCGGCCAGGTGCTCAACGGCATGCTCCAGGGCAACCCCGGCCTGCGCATCACCCAGGTTGAAGACCGCGACGCCCGCGCGCGTCTGGCGGAAATCGCCGAGCTGTTCGAGTTTGTCTCGGGCTCGGTCGATGAAATTCTCGAAACCTCGCCGCAACTGTTCCAGGTGCGCGCCTCGGCGAGCAACATCTTCAACCTGTCGCAAACCCTGCTCGATGAAGCTTCGCACCTGGCCACCGGTTTCGAAAACCTGGCCGGCGGGCGCAGCTTCGACACCATCGGCGGCTATGTGCTGGGCCTGCTGGCGCTGACCTCGATCATCCTGATCGGCCTGGTGATGGTGCGCGAGACCAACCGCCAACTGCATGAAACCGCCGAGAAGAACGAGCGCAACCAGAACGCGATCATGCGCCTGCTGGATGAAATCGAAGACTTGGCCGACGGCGACCTCACCGTGACGGCCTCGGTGACCGAAGACTTTACCGGCACCATCGCGGACTCTATCAACTACTCCGTCGACCAGTTGCGCGACCTGGTTGCCACCATCAACCTCACCGCCGGGCAAGTCGCCGGTGCGGTGCAGGACACCCAGGCCACCGCCATGCACCTGGCCCAGGCGTCGGAGCACCAGGCCCAGCAGATCGCCGAGGCGTCAACGGCGATCAATCAGATGGCCCAGTCCATCGACCAGGTATCGGCCAACGCCGCCGAATCGTCGGCGGTGGCGGAGCGCTCGGTGGAAATTGCCAACAAAGGCAACGAGGTGGTGCACAACACCATCCACGGCATGGACAACATCCGCGAACAGATCCAGGACACCGCCAAGCGCATCAAGCGCCTGGGCGAGTCGTCCCAGGAGATTGGCGACATCGTCAGCCTGATCGACGACATTGCCGACCAGACCAACATCCTCGCCCTCAACGCCGCGATCCAGGCGAGCATGGCCGGGGATGCCGGACGCGGCTTTGCAGTGGTGGCCGATGAAGTGCAGCGCCTGGCCGAGCGCTCGTCGGCGGCGACCCGGCAGATTGAAACGCTGGTGCGGGCGATCCAGGCCGACACCAACGAAGCAGTCATTTCCATGGAGCAGACCACCACCGAAGTGGTGCGCGGCGCACGCCTGGCCCAGGATGCCGGGGTGGCGCTGGAAGAGATCGAGGGCGTGTCGAAAACCCTGGCGGCGCTGATCCAGAGCATTTCCAACGCGGCGCAGGAGCAGACGAGTTCGGCGGGGCAGATCTCCCTGACCATGAACGTGATCCAGCAGATCACCACCCAGACCTCGTCGGGCTCCACGGCCACCGCGGAAAGCATCGGCAACCTGGCGAAAATGGCCAGCCAGCTGCGCCGGTCGGTGTCGGGGTTCACCTTGCCGCCGCCAAAGCAGGTCGACGATTGA
- a CDS encoding chemotaxis protein CheW: protein MTESQTAFELLLDIDRRCRLLAADLPSQEARLQRWSGIGFRLGQHWYVAPMGEVAEVLHEPRCTLMPGVKAWVKGVANLRGRLLPVMDLGGFLGLELSKARKQRRVLVVEFNDLFVGLLVDEVVGMQHFAQDALLASAAPGAPFIQGQFDGDQQWQVFSPFALAQAPGFMDVAA, encoded by the coding sequence ATGACCGAGTCGCAAACCGCCTTTGAGCTGTTGTTGGACATCGACCGACGCTGCCGCCTTCTGGCCGCCGACCTGCCGTCCCAGGAAGCCCGCCTGCAACGCTGGAGCGGGATCGGTTTTCGCCTGGGGCAGCATTGGTATGTGGCGCCCATGGGCGAAGTCGCCGAAGTCCTGCATGAGCCGCGCTGTACTTTAATGCCCGGGGTCAAGGCCTGGGTCAAGGGAGTGGCTAACCTGCGTGGGCGCTTGTTGCCGGTGATGGACCTGGGCGGGTTCCTCGGCCTGGAGCTGTCCAAGGCGCGCAAACAGCGGCGCGTATTGGTGGTGGAATTCAACGATTTGTTTGTCGGGCTGCTGGTGGACGAGGTGGTGGGGATGCAGCATTTCGCACAAGACGCACTGCTGGCGAGTGCCGCTCCCGGTGCGCCGTTTATCCAGGGCCAGTTCGATGGCGACCAGCAATGGCAGGTCTTCAGCCCCTTCGCCCTGGCCCAGGCCCCAGGCTTCATGGATGTTGCCGCATGA
- the pilH gene encoding twitching motility response regulator PilH — protein sequence MARVLIVDDSPTEMYKLTGMLEKHGHQVLKAENGADGVALARQEKPDAVLMDIVMPGLNGFQATRQLSKEPETNGIPIIIITTKDQETDKIWGARQGAKDYLTKPVDEETLIATLNKVLAG from the coding sequence ATGGCACGTGTTCTGATCGTCGACGATTCGCCGACCGAAATGTACAAACTGACCGGCATGCTGGAAAAGCATGGTCACCAGGTCCTCAAGGCCGAAAACGGTGCGGACGGCGTGGCCCTGGCCCGCCAGGAAAAGCCCGACGCCGTGCTGATGGACATCGTGATGCCGGGCCTCAACGGCTTCCAGGCCACCCGCCAGCTGTCCAAGGAGCCGGAAACCAACGGTATCCCGATCATCATCATCACCACCAAGGACCAGGAAACCGACAAGATCTGGGGCGCGCGCCAGGGCGCCAAGGACTACCTGACCAAGCCGGTGGATGAAGAAACCCTGATCGCCACCCTGAACAAGGTGCTGGCCGGCTGA
- the pilG gene encoding twitching motility response regulator PilG: MEQHSNALRVMVIDDSKTIRRTAETLLKNTGCDVITAIDGFDALARIVDHHPHIIFVDIMMPRLDGYQTCALVKNNPAFKSIPVIMLSSKDGLFDKAKGRIVGVDQFLTKPFSKEELLGAIKAYVPGFAAVEQAH, from the coding sequence ATGGAACAGCATTCCAACGCCTTGAGAGTGATGGTGATCGACGATTCGAAGACGATCCGCCGCACCGCCGAGACCTTGTTGAAGAACACGGGGTGCGATGTCATCACGGCCATCGACGGTTTCGACGCCCTGGCCCGGATCGTGGATCATCACCCGCACATTATTTTTGTCGACATCATGATGCCGCGCCTGGATGGCTATCAGACCTGCGCGCTGGTGAAGAACAACCCGGCGTTCAAGTCGATCCCGGTGATCATGCTGTCGTCCAAGGACGGCTTGTTCGACAAGGCCAAGGGGCGCATCGTGGGTGTCGATCAGTTTTTGACCAAGCCTTTCAGCAAGGAAGAACTGCTGGGCGCAATCAAGGCCTATGTGCCAGGGTTCGCCGCAGTAGAACAAGCACACTGA
- the gshB gene encoding glutathione synthase: protein MSVRVGIVMDPIASISYKKDSSLAMLLAAQARGWTLFYMEQRDLYQGDGEARARMRPLQVFANPQKWFELQDEIDSPLSDLDVILMRKDPPFDMEFVYSTYLLEQAERAGVLIVNKPQSLRDCNEKLFATLFPQCTPPTVVSRRADVLREFAAKHGDVILKPLDGMGGTSIFRHRAGDPNLSVILETLTALGTQQIMGQAYLPAIKDGDKRILMIDGEPVDYCLARIPAAGETRGNLAAGGRGEARPLSDKDRWIAAQVGPTLREKGLLFVGLDVIGENLTEINVTSPTCIREIDNAFGTNIGEMLMAAIERKLQAK, encoded by the coding sequence ATGAGCGTTCGCGTCGGCATTGTCATGGACCCTATCGCCAGCATTTCCTATAAAAAGGACAGCTCGCTGGCCATGCTCCTGGCCGCCCAGGCCCGCGGCTGGACGTTGTTCTATATGGAACAGCGCGATCTTTACCAGGGTGACGGCGAGGCCCGCGCACGCATGCGCCCGCTGCAGGTGTTTGCCAACCCGCAGAAGTGGTTCGAGCTGCAAGACGAAATCGACAGCCCGCTGAGCGACCTGGACGTGATCCTGATGCGCAAGGACCCGCCGTTCGACATGGAGTTCGTCTACTCCACCTACCTGCTGGAGCAGGCCGAGCGCGCCGGTGTGCTGATCGTCAACAAGCCGCAGAGCCTGCGCGACTGCAATGAAAAGCTGTTCGCCACCCTCTTCCCGCAGTGCACACCGCCGACCGTGGTCAGCCGCCGCGCCGACGTGCTGCGCGAGTTCGCTGCCAAGCACGGTGACGTGATCCTCAAGCCGCTGGACGGCATGGGCGGCACCTCGATCTTCCGTCACCGCGCCGGCGACCCGAACCTGTCGGTGATCCTGGAGACCCTGACCGCCCTGGGCACCCAGCAGATCATGGGCCAGGCCTACCTGCCGGCGATCAAGGACGGCGACAAGCGCATCCTGATGATCGACGGCGAGCCGGTGGATTACTGCCTGGCGCGCATCCCGGCCGCCGGCGAGACCCGTGGCAACCTGGCGGCCGGTGGTCGGGGCGAAGCCCGCCCTCTGTCGGACAAGGACCGTTGGATTGCCGCCCAGGTTGGCCCGACCCTGCGCGAAAAAGGCCTGCTGTTCGTGGGACTGGACGTCATCGGTGAGAACCTCACCGAAATCAACGTCACCAGCCCCACCTGCATTCGCGAGATCGATAACGCATTTGGCACGAACATCGGCGAAATGTTGATGGCCGCCATTGAGCGCAAGCTGCAAGCCAAGTGA